Proteins encoded together in one Campylobacter peloridis LMG 23910 window:
- a CDS encoding ABC transporter permease: protein MFKRLLWAFFLIIFASFLCFVMMYHAKTSVVFASIPQGTSLKIKEEIERNLNLDKPLLKQYENWAFSALKGDFSYSLISGEKVSEILKEKLPYTLILGSLAFLVLFVLSLVLALLCVFYKDSFLDKFITFLTMGFFALPAFSLSLMLILVFAVFFKLFPSSAIADIGFEDDVFNRLWHLFLPVCALVLSHLAIFVRFIRTSLIDSLNQNFIESAFARGLSKKRIYLHFVLKDAFGSILAYFGASFVSFLMGTYIVESVFSYEGVGNLVIKSILFKDYPVVLAVVIFSILVVVFVNLLVELICKMINPRFANA, encoded by the coding sequence ATTTTTAAACGCCTTTTGTGGGCGTTTTTTTTGATAATTTTTGCAAGTTTTTTATGCTTTGTGATGATGTATCATGCTAAAACAAGTGTGGTTTTTGCTAGCATACCTCAAGGAACTAGCCTTAAAATAAAAGAAGAAATTGAGCGTAATTTAAATTTAGATAAACCTTTATTAAAGCAGTATGAAAATTGGGCTTTTAGTGCTTTAAAGGGTGATTTTTCTTACTCTTTAATCAGCGGAGAAAAAGTTAGTGAAATTTTAAAAGAAAAACTTCCCTACACTCTTATACTTGGAAGTTTAGCTTTTTTGGTGCTTTTTGTGCTATCTTTAGTTTTAGCGCTTTTGTGTGTTTTTTATAAAGATAGCTTTTTAGATAAATTTATTACTTTTTTAACGATGGGTTTTTTTGCATTGCCTGCTTTTTCTTTATCGCTAATGCTTATTTTGGTTTTTGCTGTATTTTTTAAGCTTTTTCCAAGTTCGGCTATTGCAGATATTGGCTTTGAAGATGATGTGTTTAATCGTTTGTGGCATTTGTTTTTACCTGTGTGTGCTTTAGTGCTTTCGCATTTAGCTATTTTTGTGCGTTTTATAAGGACAAGTTTGATTGATAGTTTAAACCAAAATTTTATAGAAAGTGCTTTTGCAAGAGGACTTAGTAAAAAAAGAATTTATTTGCACTTTGTGTTAAAAGATGCTTTTGGTTCTATACTTGCATATTTTGGTGCTTCTTTTGTGAGTTTTTTAATGGGAACTTATATAGTAGAAAGCGTGTTTTCTTATGAGGGTGTGGGGAATTTGGTGATTAAAAGCATATTGTTTAAAGATTATCCTGTGGTGCTAGCTGTGGTGATTTTTAGCATTTTGGTGGTAGTGTTTGTCAATTTGCTTGTAGAATTAATTTGCAAAATGATTAATCCAAGGTTTGCCAATGCGTAA
- a CDS encoding BCCT family transporter yields MLKTSFKKSVFIPSISIIIILSLSCIFLPKLTNDFINHIKSGIFANFSWFYILSVSFFVCFMLALALSKFGDIKLGDDDEKPHFKFTSWLAMLFATGMGVGLMYFGVAEPLIHKKALQASDEEAMLHTIFHWGIHPWAIYGVCALAMAYFGFRYKMPLSLRSAFYPLLKEKIYGFWGNLVDILALIVTVFGISTTLGYSASQLNAGFLNLGILNEQSFLEQSVIIIIIISLATLSSISGLTKGLKILSEANLVFAVCLMLFVLFSTNTIQILSQFSSNIGNYLQNLISLSFKTYYYEKEHIEWFNNWTIYYWAWWLSWSPFVGFFIAKISRGRTIREFIFGVLVVPTSFNILWFSIFGNSALNFNDILSPFTSAPESLLFYFLQNFSFSYFSSLLALLVLALFFITSADSGIFVLNSLSSGGAHEPFKWQNILWGFVLALLATSLLYSGGLGAILSITMIVALPFAFLLCLMCFSLLKGLIVDVNYSLTKLSQSSVYFSGEFWQESLKQSKEQDIQNFLNTKVKNAMESLSQSLKNYGLKTQIVQEKSSISLIIKKEFAKDFIYGVQVVKKQASQSIIDDKFMPTYSKEFIFEPQTFFADSRNGYNIEYLNEQEIIVDILKQYERYLQLLFDDKNEIFTKAYD; encoded by the coding sequence ATGCTAAAGACAAGTTTTAAAAAATCAGTTTTTATTCCAAGCATTAGCATTATAATCATCTTAAGTCTTAGTTGTATTTTCTTACCTAAGCTTACAAATGATTTTATAAATCATATCAAAAGCGGGATTTTTGCAAATTTTTCATGGTTTTATATATTAAGCGTGAGTTTTTTTGTGTGTTTTATGCTAGCACTTGCACTTTCAAAATTTGGCGATATCAAGCTCGGCGATGATGATGAAAAACCTCACTTTAAATTCACTTCATGGCTTGCTATGCTTTTTGCTACGGGCATGGGCGTGGGGCTTATGTATTTTGGTGTGGCTGAACCTCTCATACATAAAAAAGCCTTACAAGCAAGTGATGAAGAAGCTATGCTACATACTATCTTTCACTGGGGAATTCACCCATGGGCTATTTATGGGGTGTGTGCTTTGGCTATGGCGTATTTTGGTTTTAGATATAAAATGCCTCTTAGTTTGCGTAGTGCTTTTTACCCTTTGCTTAAAGAAAAAATTTATGGTTTTTGGGGAAATTTAGTTGATATACTAGCTTTAATTGTCACGGTTTTTGGCATTAGCACTACGCTTGGTTATAGTGCTTCTCAGCTTAATGCTGGCTTTTTAAATTTAGGCATTTTAAACGAACAAAGCTTTTTAGAGCAAAGCGTGATTATAATCATCATCATTTCTTTAGCTACGCTTTCATCGATTAGTGGTTTGACAAAGGGTTTAAAAATTTTAAGCGAGGCAAATTTGGTTTTTGCAGTGTGTTTAATGCTTTTTGTGCTTTTTTCAACCAACACCATTCAAATTCTTTCACAATTTAGCTCTAATATTGGCAATTATTTGCAAAATTTAATTTCTTTGAGTTTTAAGACTTATTATTATGAAAAAGAACACATAGAGTGGTTTAATAACTGGACTATTTATTATTGGGCTTGGTGGCTTAGTTGGTCACCTTTTGTGGGCTTTTTCATCGCTAAGATTTCTCGCGGTAGAACTATAAGAGAATTTATCTTTGGTGTACTTGTAGTGCCTACTAGTTTTAATATACTTTGGTTTAGCATTTTTGGTAATAGTGCTTTAAATTTTAATGATATCTTAAGTCCTTTTACTTCAGCACCTGAAAGTTTGCTTTTTTATTTTTTACAAAATTTTTCTTTTTCTTATTTTAGCTCTTTGCTTGCACTTTTGGTTTTAGCTTTGTTTTTCATCACTTCAGCAGATAGTGGGATATTTGTGTTAAATTCTTTAAGTAGTGGCGGGGCTCATGAGCCATTCAAATGGCAAAATATCCTTTGGGGTTTTGTGCTTGCACTTTTAGCTACTTCTTTGCTGTATTCAGGTGGTTTGGGGGCGATTTTAAGTATCACTATGATAGTGGCTTTACCTTTTGCATTTTTGCTTTGTTTGATGTGTTTTTCACTGCTTAAAGGTTTAATCGTAGATGTAAATTACTCTTTAACTAAACTTAGTCAAAGTAGCGTGTATTTTTCAGGGGAATTTTGGCAAGAAAGTTTAAAACAAAGCAAAGAACAAGACATACAAAATTTCTTAAATACTAAAGTTAAAAATGCTATGGAATCACTCAGCCAAAGCCTAAAAAACTATGGCTTAAAAACACAAATTGTTCAAGAAAAATCAAGCATAAGTTTGATTATAAAAAAAGAATTTGCAAAAGACTTTATCTATGGAGTGCAAGTGGTAAAAAAACAAGCAAGCCAAAGCATAATCGATGATAAATTTATGCCAACTTATTCTAAAGAATTTATTTTTGAACCACAAACTTTCTTTGCTGATTCGCGTAATGGTTATAATATAGAGTATTTAAACGAGCAAGAAATCATCGTAGATATATTAAAGCAGTATGAGAGATATTTACAACTTTTATTTGATGATAAAAATGAAATTTTTACCAAAGCTTATGATTAA
- a CDS encoding nickel ABC transporter, periplasmic substrate-binding protein: MLRFFIILFCALNLFATTPKDTIIIAVENEPERVNPLFSEDHDVAIALVFSGLTRFDENMSLAPDLASSWKVSKDGLVYEFELRKDVLWHDGAKFSAKDVEFSINALKDEKLNSPSKVNFDAVKEVKIIDDYHLIITLSKPFPAFLDALSVGILPKHLLEKENLNTTKFNQMPIGTGAYKLKQWKKGQYMILEANENYHLAKVKTPKLILKHIKDPSISAIELKNGSIDVALIDFALASNFENDKNFKMLIEPSADYRALMFNFNHEFLKDQNVRLALNYAIDKQAIINSLLHSFGKVANHPLEKSWANPKEFASYAYDVKKANKLLAKAGFVKNKNGILEKNGKEFSFEMYAMSEDPLRVALVNILQSEFLKLGIKAKAVARPSGSFDYTKIDSFLVGWGSPYDPDFHTFRVFASSQDSALNSSGWNFGHYQNAKVDEALTKARNSLDINERKKYYKEFIDALQDDPAFLFIAYIDYPLVFAKNIQGIKAHILGHHGVGFTWNAYEWSKN, from the coding sequence ATGTTGAGATTTTTTATCATACTTTTTTGTGCTTTAAATCTTTTTGCTACTACGCCAAAAGATACCATCATCATAGCAGTAGAAAATGAACCAGAGCGTGTAAATCCGCTTTTTAGTGAAGATCATGATGTGGCAATTGCTCTTGTGTTTTCAGGGCTTACGCGTTTTGATGAAAATATGAGCTTAGCACCTGATCTTGCTAGTTCTTGGAAGGTTAGTAAAGATGGTTTGGTATATGAGTTTGAGCTAAGAAAGGATGTATTGTGGCATGATGGAGCTAAATTTAGTGCTAAAGATGTAGAATTTAGCATAAATGCTTTAAAAGATGAGAAATTAAACTCACCTTCAAAGGTAAATTTTGACGCGGTTAAAGAAGTAAAAATCATTGATGATTATCATTTAATCATCACGCTTTCAAAGCCTTTTCCTGCATTTTTAGATGCTTTGAGTGTGGGAATTTTACCAAAGCACTTGCTTGAAAAAGAAAATTTAAATACTACTAAATTTAACCAAATGCCTATAGGAACAGGTGCTTATAAACTAAAGCAATGGAAAAAAGGCCAATACATGATTTTAGAGGCAAATGAAAATTATCATTTAGCTAAGGTAAAAACACCAAAACTTATACTAAAACATATTAAAGATCCAAGCATTAGTGCAATCGAGCTTAAAAATGGTTCTATTGATGTAGCTTTAATTGATTTTGCACTAGCTTCAAATTTTGAAAATGATAAAAATTTCAAAATGCTTATAGAGCCTTCGGCTGATTATCGTGCTTTGATGTTTAATTTTAATCATGAGTTTTTAAAAGATCAAAATGTGCGCTTAGCGTTAAATTATGCTATTGATAAACAAGCTATTATCAATTCACTTTTGCATTCTTTTGGAAAGGTAGCAAATCATCCTTTAGAAAAATCATGGGCAAATCCTAAAGAATTTGCAAGCTATGCTTATGATGTGAAAAAAGCAAATAAGCTTTTAGCAAAAGCAGGTTTTGTAAAAAATAAAAACGGCATTTTAGAAAAAAATGGCAAAGAATTTAGCTTTGAAATGTATGCTATGAGTGAAGATCCATTAAGAGTAGCTTTAGTAAATATCTTACAAAGTGAGTTTTTAAAGCTTGGTATAAAAGCAAAAGCAGTTGCTAGGCCAAGTGGAAGTTTTGATTATACGAAAATTGATAGCTTTTTGGTGGGTTGGGGTAGTCCTTATGATCCTGATTTTCATACTTTTAGAGTGTTTGCAAGCTCTCAAGATAGTGCTTTAAACTCAAGTGGATGGAATTTTGGCCATTATCAAAATGCTAAAGTTGATGAGGCTTTAACAAAAGCTAGAAATTCGCTTGATATAAATGAAAGAAAAAAATACTATAAAGAATTTATTGATGCTTTGCAAGATGATCCTGCGTTTTTATTTATAGCTTATATTGATTATCCTTTAGTTTTTGCTAAAAATATCCAAGGTATAAAAGCTCACATTTTAGGACATCATGGAGTAGGTTTTACTTGGAATGCTTATGAGTGGAGCAAAAATTAG
- a CDS encoding ATP-binding cassette domain-containing protein: MIEIANLNLSFKGKILLKDINLNLESGKALAIMGKSGAGKSLLLKSMIKLFDKHYKLNAQKFHIDEKDVLTLKEKELNALRAKVNLLFQDVYGSFYPLVDIGSYFNIVLKTHTNLSTKEIKEKAFYYFECLGLKNHDLLWHSFIYQLSGGMARRIQIALALLSGAKYLLCDEITSSLDKANEEKIIAILKELKAQFKNFIFITHDVNLAKELCDEVAIIEEKTLIYQMPMKEFLNKPKGAFAKELLNFFESEDVFRS, from the coding sequence ATGATAGAGATTGCAAATTTAAACCTTAGCTTTAAAGGTAAAATTTTATTAAAGGATATAAATCTTAATTTAGAAAGCGGTAAAGCTTTGGCTATCATGGGTAAGAGTGGAGCGGGAAAAAGTTTGCTTTTAAAAAGTATGATTAAGCTTTTTGACAAACACTATAAACTAAACGCACAAAAATTTCACATTGATGAAAAAGATGTTTTAACTTTAAAAGAAAAAGAACTAAATGCCTTAAGAGCTAAGGTAAATTTGCTTTTTCAAGATGTTTATGGGAGCTTTTATCCTCTTGTTGATATAGGGAGTTATTTTAATATAGTTTTAAAAACTCATACTAATTTAAGTACGAAAGAAATCAAAGAAAAAGCTTTTTATTATTTTGAGTGTTTAGGGCTTAAAAATCATGATTTATTGTGGCATTCTTTTATATATCAGCTAAGTGGCGGTATGGCAAGACGCATTCAAATAGCTTTAGCTTTGCTAAGTGGGGCTAAGTATTTATTGTGTGATGAAATTACAAGCTCGCTTGATAAGGCTAATGAAGAAAAAATCATTGCTATTTTAAAAGAGCTAAAAGCACAATTTAAAAATTTTATTTTTATTACTCATGATGTAAATTTAGCTAAAGAACTTTGCGATGAGGTGGCTATTATAGAAGAAAAAACCTTGATTTATCAAATGCCTATGAAAGAATTTTTAAACAAGCCAAAAGGTGCTTTTGCTAAAGAATTGTTAAATTTTTTTGAGAGTGAAGATGTTTTTAGAAGTTAA
- a CDS encoding ABC transporter permease, which translates to MRKFCVMMILLSFILALFAPLISPYDPNLVDLSKAKIAPNLSHIFGTDLLGRDVFTRILYALRVSLFVGVMAAFFSVLFACIYVFLTRFFAYAFFARVLDMLLALPSLLMIMFFQSFLAGSLWSMIFIIALGHFAFVAKVLDTQLNKFQKLEFYQNAIILGSSKMKALFSELLPACWNLLFVLFVLNIAHAITSEATLSFFGLGVELWTPSLGNMLNEASKAVFLGFWWMIVFPVAFILMLILPLLALGNDLQEEIKT; encoded by the coding sequence ATGCGTAAGTTTTGCGTGATGATGATTTTGCTAAGCTTTATTTTGGCACTTTTTGCACCTTTAATAAGCCCTTATGATCCTAATTTAGTGGATTTAAGCAAGGCTAAAATAGCTCCAAATTTAAGCCATATTTTTGGCACAGATTTACTTGGTAGAGATGTTTTTACGCGTATTTTATATGCCTTGCGTGTTTCTTTGTTTGTTGGGGTAATGGCAGCATTTTTTAGTGTGCTTTTTGCCTGTATTTATGTGTTTTTAACAAGATTTTTTGCTTATGCTTTTTTTGCTAGGGTGCTTGATATGCTTTTGGCATTGCCTTCTTTGTTAATGATTATGTTTTTTCAAAGCTTTTTGGCAGGATCTTTGTGGAGTATGATTTTTATCATTGCTTTGGGGCATTTTGCTTTTGTGGCAAAAGTGCTTGATACTCAGCTGAATAAATTCCAAAAGCTTGAATTTTATCAAAATGCTATCATTTTAGGCTCTAGCAAGATGAAAGCTTTGTTTAGCGAGCTTTTGCCTGCTTGTTGGAATTTGCTTTTTGTGCTTTTTGTTTTAAATATCGCTCATGCTATTACAAGCGAAGCAACTTTAAGCTTTTTTGGCTTGGGTGTAGAGCTTTGGACTCCAAGTTTAGGAAATATGCTAAATGAAGCAAGTAAAGCTGTGTTTTTAGGTTTTTGGTGGATGATAGTTTTTCCAGTAGCCTTTATACTTATGCTTATTTTACCTTTGCTTGCTTTGGGTAATGATTTGCAAGAAGAGATTAAAACATGA